One Phragmites australis chromosome 23, lpPhrAust1.1, whole genome shotgun sequence DNA window includes the following coding sequences:
- the LOC133906753 gene encoding uncharacterized protein LOC133906753 codes for MKLTIPEDVRAKAEVYVGDAAGQEKTQLLLEETGLPSGLLPLKDIIECGYVEETGFVWLKQRRKVDHYFAKAGRHVSYGAEVSAFAEKGRLKKITGVKAKEMLIWVTLHEICVDDPPTGKLTCKAIGGLSRSFPVEAFEADGPPPPAKPADAVANGNSSAVAAEELTKKQTAEEEKEEETKKETAEEEETKKETAEEDNNKKEKEDTAAIAAINEIDGKLKEMSTEVVHAEAVAAEN; via the coding sequence ATGAAGCTGACGATCCCCGAGGACGTGCGCGCCAAGGCGGAGGTGTACGTGGGCGACGCGGCGGGGCAGGAGAAGACGCAGCTCCTGCTGGAGGAGACGGGCCTTCCCAGCGGCCTGCTCCCGCTCAAGGACATCATCGAGTGCGGCTACGTGGAGGAGACGGGGTTCGTGTGGCTCAAGCAGCGCCGCAAGGTGGACCACTACTTCGCCAAGGCGGGGCGGCACGTCAGCTACGGCGCCGAGGTCTCGGCCTTCGCCGAGAAGGGCCGGCTCAAGAAGATCACCGGGGTCAAGGCCAAGGAGATGCTCATCTGGGTGACGCTCCACGAGATCTGCGTCGACGACCCGCCCACCGGCAAGCTGACGTGCAAGGCTATTGGGGGCCTGTCCAGGAGCTTCCCCGTTGAGGCCTTCGAGGCCgacggcccgccgccgcccgccaagCCTGCCGACGCAGTCGCCAACGGCAACAGCAGCGCTGTCGCTGCTGAGGAGCTGACCAAGAAACAGACtgccgaagaggagaaggaggaggagaccaAGAAAGAGACGGCCGAAGAGGAGGAGACCAAGAAAGAGACCGCCGAGGAAGATAACaacaagaaggagaaggaggacacCGCTGCCATTGCCGCCATTAATGAGATCGACGGGAAGCTGAAGGAGATGAGCACGGAGGTGGTGCACGCCGAGGCTGTGGCCGCCGAGAACTGA